The following are encoded in a window of Phaseolus vulgaris cultivar G19833 chromosome 3, P. vulgaris v2.0, whole genome shotgun sequence genomic DNA:
- the LOC137806478 gene encoding probable alpha,alpha-trehalose-phosphate synthase [UDP-forming] 10 — MASRSYANLLDLASGDLLDIPRTPRALPRVMTIPGIISDLDGYGCNDGDSDVSSSGYRERKIIVANMLPLQAKRDIETAKWVFSWDEDSILLQLKDGFSSDTEVIYVGSLKIEIDLCEQDAVAQRLLDEFNCVPTFLPHDLQKKFYLGFCKQQLWPLFHYMLPICPDHGDRFDRTLWQAYVSANKIFADKVMEVINPDDDFVWVHDYHLMVLPTFLRKRYNQVKLGFFLHSPFPSSEIYRTLPVRDEILRGLLNSDLIGFHTFDYARHFLSCCSRMLGLDYESKRGHIGLDYFGRTIFIKISPVGIHMGRLESVLNLSSTSAKLKEVQEEFKGKKVILGVDDMDIFKGISLKLLAVEHLLQQNSDLRGKVVLVQIVNPARGFGKDVQEAKNETYLIARRINDTYSKNNYQPVILIDRPVPRFEKSAYYAVAECCIVNAVRDGMNLVPYKYIVCRQGTARLDESLGRKSDSPRTSMLVVSEFIGCSPSLSGAIRVNPWDIDAVADAMYAALTMSDSEKQLRHEKHYRYVSSHDVAYWANSFMQDLERACADHYTKRCWGFGLGLGFRVVSLSHGFRKLTIDHVVSAYKRTNRRAIFLDYDGTVVPQSSISKVPSPEVISVLNALCNDPKNIVFIVSGRGRDSLSDWFTSCRKLGLAAEHGYFLRWNKDSEWEASHLSADLDWKKIVEPVMQLYTEATDGSNIEIKESGLVWHHQDADPDFGSCQAKELLNHLESVLANEPAVVTRGQHIVEVKPQGISKGWVAEEVLQTMVNSNPPDFVLCIGDDRSDEDMFETILRTVSLPSAPEIFACTVGRKPSKAKYFLDDTSDVVKLLQGLAASSNPKPRHLAHFQVSFESTV; from the exons ATGGCTTCAAGATCATATGCTAATCTGCTAGACTTGGCTAGTGGGGACTTGCTTGATATTCCGCGCACTCCAAGAGCTCTTCCAAGGGTTATGACCATTCCTGGAATTATTTCTGACCTGGATGGTTATGGTTGTAATGATGGTGATTCAGATGTTAGCTCTTCTGGATATAGGGAGCGGAAAATCATTGTGGCAAACATGTTGCCGTTGCAGGCTAAAAGAGATATAGAAACTGCTAAATGGGTCTTCAGTTGGGATGAAGATTcaattttattacagttaaaagatGGTTTTTCTTCTGATACTGAAGTAATCTATGTGGGTTCTCTCAAGATTGAAATAGATCTCTGTGAGCAGGATGCAGTTGCTCAGAGATTACTGGATGAATTTAATTGTGTACCTACCTTTCTTCCCCATGATCTCCAGAAGAAGTTCTACCTTGGCTTTTGTAAGCAGCAACTTTGGCCTCTCTTTCATTATATGTTACCCATATGTCCAGATCATGGTGATCGCTTTGACCGTACACTTTGGCAGGCCTATGTTTCTGCAAACAAAATATTTGCAGACAAGGTCATGGAAGTAATTAATCCTGATGATGATTTTGTTTGGGTTCATGACTATCACTTAATGGTTTTGCCTACTTTCTTGAGGAAGCGATATAATCAGGTTAAACTTGGATTCTTTCTGCATAGTCCTTTCCCTTCATCTGAAATCTACCGAACTTTACCAGTAAGGGATGAAATTTTGAGGGGATTGTTGAACTCTGATTTAATTGGCTTTCATACATTTGATTATGCTCGCCACTTTCTTTCTTGCTGCAGTAGAATGCTAGGTCTTGACTATGAATCTAAGCGAGGACATATAGGGCTTGATTACTTTGGCCGcactatttttattaaaatttcacCTGTAGGCATTCACATGGGTAGACTTGAATCTGTATTAAATCTTTCTTCTACATCTGCTAAACTGAAAGAGGTTCAGGAAGAGTTTAAGGGTAAGAAAGTAATTCTTGGTGTTGATGACATGGATATTTTTAAGGGTATTAGTCTGAAACTTCTAGCCGTGGAACATCTGCTGCAGCAGAATTCAGATTTGCGGGGCAAAGTTGTCCTAGTTCAAATTGTAAATCCTGCAAGGGGCTTTGGGAAGGATGTTCAAGAAGCAAAGAATGAAACATATTTAATTGCCAGGAGGATCAATGATACATATAGCAAAAATAATTATCAGCCAGTTATTCTCATTGACCGACCTGTTCCTCGCTTTGAGAAGAGTGCATATTATGCCGTAGCAGAATGTTGCATTGTGAATGCTGTAAGGGATGGTATGAACTTAGTTCCATACAAATATATAGTCTGCAGACAGGGAACTGCACGACTAGATGAATCATTGGGTAGAAAAAGTGATTCTCCTCGGACAAGCATGCTTGTTGTGTCTGAGTTCATTGGTTGTTCACCTTCTCTTAGCGGAGCAATAAGGGTCAATCCCTGGGACATAGATGCCGTAGCCGATGCTATGTATGCTGCCCTTACTATGAGTGATTCAGAGAAGCAGTTGCGCCACGAGAAGCACTATAGGTATGTCAGTTCTCATGATGTGGCATATTGGGCAAATAGCTTTATGCAGGATTTGGAGAGAGCGTGCGCAGATCATTACACCAAAAGATGCTGGGGATTTGGTTTGGGCTTGGGGTTCAGAGTTGTTTCTCTTTCTCATGGTTTTAGGAAGTTGACGATTGACCATGTTGTTTCAGCATACAAGAGAACCAATAGAAGGGCCATCTTTCTTGATTATGATGGTACTGTTGTACCACAATCTTCCATCAGTAAAGTCCCCAGCCCTGAAGTCATCTCCGTCTTAAATGCTCTTTGTAATGATCCCAAGAATATTGTGTTCATTGTTAGTGGGAGGGGAAGGGATTCACTGAGTGACTGGTTTACTTCATGCCGAAAGCTGGGACTTGCAGCAGAACATGGGTACTTTTTACG GTGGAACAAAGATTCAGAATGGGAAGCAAGTCACTTGTCTGCAGATCTGGATTGGAAAAAGATAGTGGAACCTGTCATGCAGTTGTATACAGAAGCAACTGATGGTTCTAATATTGAAATTAAGGAAAGTGGTTTGGTGTGGCATCATCAAGATGCAGACCCTGATTTTGGTTCTTGCCAAGCCAAGGAATTGTTGAATCACTTGGAAAGTGTGCTTGCTAATGAACCAGCAGTTGTTACGAGAGGCCAGCATATTGTTGAAGTTAAGCCACAG GGAATAAGCAAGGGTTGGGTAGCCGAAGAGGTTCTTCAGACCATGGTTAACAGTAATCCACCAGACTTTGTACTGTGCATAGGTGATGATAGGTCTGATGAGGACATGTTTGAGACCATTTTGAGGACGGTATCATTGCCATCAGCTCCAGAGATCTTTGCCTGCACTgtaggtaggaagcctagcaaGGCCAAGTATTTTCTTGATGATACTAGTGATGTAGTAAAGTTGCTTCAAGGCCTTGCTGCTTCATCCAATCCAAAACCCAGGCATCTTGCTCACTTTCAGGTCTCCTTTGAGAGCACAGTTTGA